In the Haloferula helveola genome, one interval contains:
- a CDS encoding YchJ family protein, with protein sequence MSDGPRRGERTRNEQPCPCGSGQPYVSCCMPFLHSKTKPATAEQLMRSRYSAYYFRKVDYLVETTHPDTRKPGLRKELTKMVPQVNWAKLTVLATAKGGREDKVGKVEFIANYFVQGEPFELHEVSRFRRHKGDWKYLDGKGEG encoded by the coding sequence ATGAGCGACGGCCCGAGACGCGGTGAAAGGACCCGGAACGAGCAGCCCTGCCCCTGCGGCAGCGGGCAGCCGTATGTGTCCTGCTGCATGCCCTTTCTCCACTCCAAGACCAAACCGGCGACGGCCGAGCAGCTGATGCGGTCGCGCTACAGCGCCTACTACTTCCGCAAGGTGGACTACCTCGTCGAGACGACCCATCCCGACACCCGGAAGCCCGGCTTGCGGAAGGAGCTGACCAAAATGGTGCCGCAGGTGAACTGGGCCAAGCTGACCGTGCTCGCCACCGCCAAGGGCGGCCGCGAGGACAAGGTCGGGAAGGTCGAGTTCATCGCGAATTACTTCGTTCAAGGAGAGCCCTTCGAACTCCACGAGGTCTCCCGTTTCCGCCGCCACAAGGGCGACTGGAAGTATCTGGATGGCAAGGGCGAGGGTTAG